A region from the Rhodamnia argentea isolate NSW1041297 chromosome 7, ASM2092103v1, whole genome shotgun sequence genome encodes:
- the LOC115737708 gene encoding ABSCISIC ACID-INSENSITIVE 5-like protein 2 isoform X1 encodes MEMGSQGGGFGGGVGGGGEATPQPLSRQGSLYGLTLDEVQNQLGCLGKPLGSMNLDELLKSVWSVEANQGPNAGTADPGSAQSGLIAPLQRQPSFTLSRALSKKTVDEVWKDIQQGQIDDGSDKSKKKKRKDSGHCDQDPKPSLGEMTLEDFLHRAGVVAESPVINKNGDHVLGVDSVNSGGPQSARWMHYQLPSIQPQQNVVPVFIPGHHVVQQPVPIMASPFLDSAFGDVAQMTVSPSSLLGTLSDTPTPGRKRVAPGDVVEKTVERRQKRMIKNRESAARSRAKKQAYTQELEHKVLRLEEENERLRRKLEAEKVLPTTPPAELKNQLRRTSSAPL; translated from the exons ATGGAAATGGGATCTCAAGGGGGCGGTTTCGGTGGCGgcgttggcggcggcggcgaagccACGCCACAGCCACTGTCGAGGCAAGGCTCACTGTATGGCCTCACGCTTGATGAGGTCCAAAACCAGCTGGGGTGTTTGGGGAAACCACTGGGAAGTATGAATCTTGACGAGCTTCTCAAGAGCGTGTGGAGTGTGGAGGCCAATCAAGGCCCGAATGCGGGCACTGCCGACCCCGGGAGTGCGCAATCCGGCCTAATCGCTCCGCTGCAGAGGCAGCCGAGCTTCACACTCTCGAGGGCTCTCAGCAAGAAGACTGTTGATGAGGTGTGGAAAGATATTCAACAGGGCCAGATTGATGATGGTAGTGAtaagagcaagaagaagaagaggaaggataGCGGTCATTGTGACCAAGATCCAAAGCCTTCATTGGGTGAGATGACACTTGAGGACTTCTTGCACAGGGCAGGAGTGGTGGCTGAATCTCCCGTGATCAACAAGAACGGGGATCATGTTTTAGGGGTTGATTCTGTGAATAGCGGTGGCCCTCAAAGTGCTCGGTGGATGCATTACCAGCTCCCTTCCATTCAGCCGCAACAAAACGTGGTGCCGGTCTTCATTCCAGGCCACCACGTGGTCCAGCAACCCGTCCCAATCATGGCGAGTCCCTTTCTGGATTCGGCATTCGGCGATGTGGCGCAGATGACTGTATCGCCCTCCTCCCTGTTGGGCACATTATCAGATACCCCGACACCAGGCCGCAAAAGAGTTGCCCCAGGAGACGTGGTGGAGAAGACTGTGGAGAGGAGGCAAAAAAGGATGATTAAGAACAGGGAATCTGCGGCTCGGTCTCGCGCGAAGAAGCAG GCGTATACACAAGAGTTGGAGCATAAGGTTTTGCGCCtagaggaggaaaatgaaagactAAGAAGAAAGCTG GAGGCAGAGAAAGTGTTGCCAACCACACCGCCTGCCGAGCTGAAGAATCAGCTCCGAAGAACTAGTTCGGCCCCACTTTGA
- the LOC115737708 gene encoding ABSCISIC ACID-INSENSITIVE 5-like protein 2 isoform X2: MEMGSQGGGFGGGVGGGGEATPQPLSRQGSLYGLTLDEVQNQLGCLGKPLGSMNLDELLKSVWSVEANQGPNAGTADPGSAQSGLIAPLQRQPSFTLSRALSKKTVDEVWKDIQQGQIDDGSDKSKKKKRKDSGHCDQDPKPSLGEMTLEDFLHRAGVVAESPVINKNGDHVLGVDSVNSGGPQSARWMHYQLPSIQPQQNVVPVFIPGHHVVQQPVPIMASPFLDSAFGDVAQMTVSPSSLLGTLSDTPTPGRKRVAPGDVVEKTVERRQKRMIKNRESAARSRAKKRIHKSWSIRFCA, encoded by the exons ATGGAAATGGGATCTCAAGGGGGCGGTTTCGGTGGCGgcgttggcggcggcggcgaagccACGCCACAGCCACTGTCGAGGCAAGGCTCACTGTATGGCCTCACGCTTGATGAGGTCCAAAACCAGCTGGGGTGTTTGGGGAAACCACTGGGAAGTATGAATCTTGACGAGCTTCTCAAGAGCGTGTGGAGTGTGGAGGCCAATCAAGGCCCGAATGCGGGCACTGCCGACCCCGGGAGTGCGCAATCCGGCCTAATCGCTCCGCTGCAGAGGCAGCCGAGCTTCACACTCTCGAGGGCTCTCAGCAAGAAGACTGTTGATGAGGTGTGGAAAGATATTCAACAGGGCCAGATTGATGATGGTAGTGAtaagagcaagaagaagaagaggaaggataGCGGTCATTGTGACCAAGATCCAAAGCCTTCATTGGGTGAGATGACACTTGAGGACTTCTTGCACAGGGCAGGAGTGGTGGCTGAATCTCCCGTGATCAACAAGAACGGGGATCATGTTTTAGGGGTTGATTCTGTGAATAGCGGTGGCCCTCAAAGTGCTCGGTGGATGCATTACCAGCTCCCTTCCATTCAGCCGCAACAAAACGTGGTGCCGGTCTTCATTCCAGGCCACCACGTGGTCCAGCAACCCGTCCCAATCATGGCGAGTCCCTTTCTGGATTCGGCATTCGGCGATGTGGCGCAGATGACTGTATCGCCCTCCTCCCTGTTGGGCACATTATCAGATACCCCGACACCAGGCCGCAAAAGAGTTGCCCCAGGAGACGTGGTGGAGAAGACTGTGGAGAGGAGGCAAAAAAGGATGATTAAGAACAGGGAATCTGCGGCTCGGTCTCGCGCGAAGAA GCGTATACACAAGAGTTGGAGCATAAGGTTTTGCGCCtag